A genomic window from bacterium includes:
- a CDS encoding HNH endonuclease: RWPGCDRQVNWSTPHHIVAWSKNGPTDLANLVLCVSLTIDSSMRGDGRWSRPGASSASCRRSGW, translated from the coding sequence GCCGATGGCCGGGCTGCGACCGCCAGGTCAACTGGTCGACGCCGCATCACATCGTCGCCTGGAGCAAAAACGGTCCGACCGACCTGGCCAACCTCGTGCTTTGTGTTTCGCTCACCATCGACTCGTCCATGAGGGGGGATGGCAGGTGGTCAAGGCCGGGCGCGAGTTCCGCTTCCTGCCGCCGGAGCGGGTGGTGA